TCTTTTTACTGTTTCCCACATAGATTTTATAGTCTCTAGAATTTCCAAATCATGTTTCAAATCAGTTAAAAAATCTTCTCTGAAATCTTTAGCATCATATCTTTCAGCTTTTTCATCATCAATAAGTTTTTGAATTTCTTCATCATTCCCTTCTTCTAAATACTGATAGATATCGTCTAAATACTTTTGGCTTATAAAGACATATCCATTTTCATAAGCTTTTATAAACATTTTATAAGAATTTATAAATCTATCTATACTCTTTCTAAAAGCATAAAAACTTGATTCTAACCTTTTAACCAATAAAATCTTCATGAATCCACCCATATTTATCTGGGACTGTTCAAGTAAAACATCTATATGTTTATTAAGATAAATTAATGGTGTATAACGAGAATATTTAAAATCTTGAGTTATTAATTTAACAGTATTCATAAAGATCTTGTCTTCTTCATAATTTAATTGATAAAAAATCGGTATAGGTTTCTCAACTTCTGGAAATCCTATATTATTTTTTTTCAAATCTTCAGCAAAATATTTTTCAATTTCACCCCTTGTTCTTCTTACCATAATGTATTTTAATATTTTTTCTCTTATTTCATATGCGTTGTTTTTTACTACTTCAAGATACTTATCATAATCTTTGGATCTATTATATTTTTTTAATCTATTATTCATTCCCTTGAAAAAATCCTCAATATTTGGGATACCTGGAATATTACTATTTCTTGGTGGTTGAAATAATTTAATTTGATTAAAAATATCTATAGGTGAATTATTGTAAGGAGTTGCAGAAACAAGTATCACTCTTTTACCTCTACATATCTCTGTTATATCTTCATATCTATTAGTATTTTCATTTCTAAAATGGTGAGACTCATCAATGATAATGTTTGAATATTCCCTATTTTCAAGAAGCTCTTTAGCATCTTCAAGCTTTCCAATTGATACATAATCTGCATATATTCCAAAATCTGCAAAAACATTTGGCCATGAACCAGGATTACTTTTCTTAAGAAGAGCAGGTGGTGCTATTACAATTGTTCTACCATCTAATTGACTTGCAAGAAGTGCTCCCATATATGTTTTGCCAAGACCTACAACATCAGAAATAAAACAACCTCCATATTGATCAATAATTTTTTTGGCATTTAATACAGCTTGTTCTTGATATTTAAATTTTTTAAAGTTTTGTGGCACAAATTTTAAATATAGTTCTTCTGATATATTTAACTGGTCTTTAAAGTACTCATATAAAAATTTTAAATACAATTGATAAGGTGTTATATTTTGATTTAACCAAGTTCTTTTTTCAATTGTTTCTACATATGTTTCACTTACATCTACACTTTCTTTCCATAACTCTTCAAATTTACTTTTTGCAAACTCATAATCTGATCTATTTTTAAGTTCAACATTAAACTCAAGATTATCAATTAATCCTGATTTTGTAAAATTACTTGAACCAGTTATTACTCTACCTATATCTCTATCGCCTTCAGCAAAAGTTATGATATAGAGTTTAGCATGAATATTTTTAGAGGGGTATGCTCTAATTTGTAATTTACCTGATTTTATCCATTCGATAAATTTTATTACCCCTTCCTCTACATTAAAATTATCTTCAGATTCTACCATTTCGCTTACAACAGAATTTTCAAATTCATCTTTTGTTTCAGCATGAGATAGAAGATCAAATACATCTTTATTTGTTTGAATACCAACTAATATTCTAATCTTTTCAGTATTTTCTAAAGCATTTTGAATATAATAGAATCCACTTGTATAAAAGTATCCAACAAGACAGTCAAAAAATCTGGAACCTTTTATAATCTGTTCAAACCTATTTTTTAAAGTCTTTCCATCTTCATTTGTTATAAAAGTTAAATCCAATGACGACCTAATATCACCACTCATAATAATATCCTTTTAAATAAAGATACACTAAAAAACTGTCAAATATTGTCGAATTGTAAAATTTTTTTAAAAAATTTTTAAAAATTTATTGATTTTTACTCTTTTAAAATTTTTAATGACTGTTTATAAACTCTAAAATAGTTCTTTTCGCTTCCTCACCTCCATTATCAAGTAAAACCATGTGCCCACTATTTTTAAAAATTAAATGTTTGCAATTATTCTCTTTTGAAAGAATTTTTGCAAAAAAAAAGGACTACAATCTTGAAGACAATTTTTAAAAACTTAGATAGTTTTTCATTTTTCATATTTATTTCCTCCAAAAATTATTTTATACATTTATTTTCTTTTTCATAGAGAAGTTGCCCACATGCACCTTTTATTTCTCTACCTCTTCTAAACCTTATTGCTACATTTATTCCATTCTTTTCTAAAACTTCTCTAATATTATTTATTTTTTCTCTATCTGTTGCCTTAAAATCTATACCATCTACAGTATTATATTCTATTAAATTAACAAAGTTACCTAATCTTTTTGAAATATTTATAAGATT
This genomic stretch from Spirochaetota bacterium harbors:
- a CDS encoding helicase-related protein yields the protein MSGDIRSSLDLTFITNEDGKTLKNRFEQIIKGSRFFDCLVGYFYTSGFYYIQNALENTEKIRILVGIQTNKDVFDLLSHAETKDEFENSVVSEMVESEDNFNVEEGVIKFIEWIKSGKLQIRAYPSKNIHAKLYIITFAEGDRDIGRVITGSSNFTKSGLIDNLEFNVELKNRSDYEFAKSKFEELWKESVDVSETYVETIEKRTWLNQNITPYQLYLKFLYEYFKDQLNISEELYLKFVPQNFKKFKYQEQAVLNAKKIIDQYGGCFISDVVGLGKTYMGALLASQLDGRTIVIAPPALLKKSNPGSWPNVFADFGIYADYVSIGKLEDAKELLENREYSNIIIDESHHFRNENTNRYEDITEICRGKRVILVSATPYNNSPIDIFNQIKLFQPPRNSNIPGIPNIEDFFKGMNNRLKKYNRSKDYDKYLEVVKNNAYEIREKILKYIMVRRTRGEIEKYFAEDLKKNNIGFPEVEKPIPIFYQLNYEEDKIFMNTVKLITQDFKYSRYTPLIYLNKHIDVLLEQSQINMGGFMKILLVKRLESSFYAFRKSIDRFINSYKMFIKAYENGYVFISQKYLDDIYQYLEEGNDEEIQKLIDDEKAERYDAKDFREDFLTDLKHDLEILETIKSMWETVKRDPKLDTFIKNLKNNELLKKNKLVLFTESKETAEYLTKNINSTFGEIALMFHGESSEEVRDKVIENFDARAKNKKDDYRILISTDVLSEGVNLHRSNVIINYDIPWNPTRIMQRIGRINRIDTPFDKIFTFNFFPTTQADSEIELTYIARSKIESFLTLLGGDSAILTEGEPVSSHELFDKIMSTQDTNETEEIENSEIKYLKIIEEIRDKNPELFNQIKLLPKKARSAKKANDKIKDVIHSDTLVTFFRKGKLMKFFLTNDKETVELDFVNTAKILESSYNETREKIPLQNYYEFLDKNKTAFFNSTVDEIVELKAKRRSGNEKELLKIVKAYLSNNKKLTEEQENYLKKVIKALEEGILPKKTIDRAYNSVNKISYEDLINSLKIVNILQKEISLKLLESDYNKNNDVSNEKREVILSLFVHK